Proteins encoded by one window of Paenibacillus urinalis:
- a CDS encoding pyridoxal phosphate-dependent aminotransferase produces MKSARESFTASAFHIEPAEVMKSLPTQFFAALVQKVNQEISAGHDVINLGQGNPDTKTPDHIVESLQSASANPLYHKYSPFRGYSFLKEAIVHRYKEDYGVELDTEKEVAILFGGKSGLVELPQVLLNPGDVCLVPDPGYPDYWSGIALARAEMVGMPLLESNNFLPDYNEIPSPQVQKAKLMFLNYPNNPTAVTAPLSFYQDTVEFAAQHNIVVASDFAYGAIGFDGKRPVSFLQTPGAKEVGIEFYTLSKSYNMAGWRVGFALGNREVISLINLLQDHMYVSLFGGIQAAAATALTSSQDSVNKLVHRYESRRNALFSELDQIGWKANRPSGSFFSWLPVPAGYSSDSFADLLLREAKVAVAPGIGFGRHGEGYVRVGLLSDEERLREAVQRIGRLNLF; encoded by the coding sequence ATGAAATCTGCTCGAGAATCCTTCACTGCCTCCGCATTTCATATCGAACCTGCAGAGGTCATGAAGAGCTTACCTACTCAATTTTTTGCTGCACTCGTTCAAAAAGTCAACCAAGAAATTTCTGCAGGACATGATGTCATTAATCTTGGACAAGGAAATCCGGATACAAAAACACCGGACCACATTGTAGAATCTCTTCAATCGGCCTCAGCCAATCCTTTGTATCATAAATATTCGCCATTTCGCGGATATTCCTTTTTGAAGGAAGCGATCGTTCATCGGTATAAGGAGGATTACGGAGTTGAGCTCGACACGGAGAAGGAAGTAGCCATCTTGTTCGGGGGGAAGTCCGGGCTGGTCGAGCTTCCTCAAGTACTGCTTAATCCAGGGGATGTTTGTCTTGTGCCTGATCCAGGCTATCCTGATTATTGGTCAGGTATTGCGCTGGCCAGAGCAGAAATGGTAGGCATGCCCCTTCTTGAATCAAACAACTTTTTACCTGATTATAATGAAATCCCCAGCCCCCAGGTTCAAAAAGCAAAGCTTATGTTTCTAAATTATCCGAATAACCCGACAGCAGTCACGGCTCCTTTGTCATTTTATCAAGACACCGTTGAATTTGCAGCACAGCACAATATCGTCGTAGCAAGCGATTTTGCCTATGGAGCCATCGGATTTGACGGAAAACGGCCTGTAAGCTTTCTTCAAACACCGGGCGCTAAAGAGGTCGGAATCGAATTCTACACGCTATCCAAGTCTTACAACATGGCAGGCTGGCGTGTCGGATTTGCACTTGGTAACAGAGAGGTCATTAGCCTCATCAATTTACTGCAGGATCATATGTATGTCAGCTTATTCGGCGGGATCCAGGCCGCGGCCGCAACTGCGCTGACTTCATCACAGGATAGTGTAAATAAGCTTGTTCACCGCTATGAATCTCGTCGGAATGCGCTCTTCAGTGAACTGGATCAGATCGGATGGAAGGCCAATCGACCCAGCGGTTCTTTCTTCAGCTGGCTGCCCGTTCCTGCCGGATATTCCTCAGACTCCTTTGCTGACTTGTTGCTTAGAGAGGCGAAGGTTGCCGTCGCACCTGGGATTGGTTTTGGCAGGCATGGGGAAGGCTATGTCAGAGTCGGCCTCCTCAGTGATGAGGAACGATTGCGTGAAGCGGTTCAACGAATAGGCAGACTAAATTTGTTTTAA
- a CDS encoding carbon-nitrogen family hydrolase, which translates to MNIQSMDTETVQQHDNMKLALLQCDIKIGDTAANRERIQQLIHETIQKHPDVKVILLPEMWNTGYALTEIHELVDDEGRVEREWISEYAKHYKVNIVAGSIAEKKNGKIYNSMYVFDMYGEQVARYAKLHLFRLMDEEKYLTAGDEPVTFTLDDKWCCGASICYDIRFPELIRSLALKGAKMLFVPAEWPQPRLHHWRTLLMARAIENQMYVISCNRVGTSGSTSFFGHSMIIDPWGEIVAEGKENEEILVGSIDPAMVDAVRERIPVFEDRRPEIYLKK; encoded by the coding sequence ATGAACATACAGAGTATGGATACCGAAACCGTACAGCAGCATGACAATATGAAGCTGGCATTACTGCAGTGCGATATTAAGATTGGTGATACAGCAGCTAATCGGGAACGGATACAGCAATTGATTCATGAAACAATACAGAAGCACCCTGATGTGAAGGTGATTCTTCTGCCGGAAATGTGGAACACCGGTTATGCCTTGACCGAAATTCATGAGCTTGTCGATGATGAGGGAAGGGTCGAACGAGAGTGGATCAGCGAGTATGCTAAACACTACAAGGTAAATATTGTGGCTGGCTCCATTGCAGAGAAAAAGAATGGGAAAATATATAACAGCATGTATGTGTTTGACATGTATGGAGAACAGGTGGCACGTTACGCAAAGCTGCATTTGTTTCGATTAATGGATGAGGAAAAGTATCTCACGGCAGGAGATGAACCCGTTACCTTTACCTTAGATGACAAATGGTGCTGCGGAGCGTCGATCTGTTACGATATTCGATTCCCCGAGCTTATTAGATCGCTCGCTCTTAAGGGGGCAAAAATGCTGTTTGTACCGGCAGAATGGCCGCAGCCTAGACTTCACCACTGGCGGACTCTGCTGATGGCTCGAGCGATTGAAAATCAGATGTATGTTATCTCCTGTAACCGGGTGGGAACAAGCGGAAGCACTTCCTTCTTTGGTCATTCGATGATTATTGACCCGTGGGGCGAAATTGTCGCTGAAGGTAAAGAGAATGAAGAGATTCTGGTGGGAAGCATAGATCCTGCTATGGTAGATGCAGTGAGAGAGCGGATTCCGGTATTTGAGGACAGAAGACCAGAAATCTATCTAAAAAAATAA
- a CDS encoding glutamate-5-semialdehyde dehydrogenase: MSEVNDKARLAKEASLVLGRLSSEKKNAALSVMADALIAEKASIIHANAEDLERGRQNGTALPMLDRLSLTDERIEEIASGLRQIIDLPDPIGDILEVIKRPNGLRIEKERVPLGLIGIIYEARPNVTVDAVGLSLKTGNAVLLRGGSSALSSNKQIIHVLKQALAKTDLPADAIQLVEDADRSSVDEMLRCNEYLDVIIPRGGASLIQNVVQNSTVPVIETGAGICHTYIDAAADPEMALQIALNAKVQRPSVCNAMETLLIHSDYGADAILELAEQFRNSAVELRGCESFLKLVPWATAATEENYATEYNDYILNVRMVDHIEEAIDHIRKYGTMHSECIVTRNPETAAKFMEQVDAAAVYHNASTRFTDGFEFGFGAEIGISTQKLHARGPMGLPALTSTKYRIYGSGQIKH, translated from the coding sequence ATGAGTGAAGTTAATGATAAAGCAAGACTTGCCAAAGAAGCCTCCCTGGTACTGGGCCGCTTGAGCTCAGAGAAGAAGAACGCAGCACTGTCGGTAATGGCTGATGCTTTGATTGCTGAGAAGGCATCCATTATCCATGCGAATGCAGAAGATCTTGAACGGGGAAGACAGAACGGAACCGCTCTACCTATGCTGGATAGACTCTCCCTGACGGATGAGCGAATCGAAGAGATTGCCTCAGGACTGCGTCAAATCATCGATTTGCCAGATCCGATTGGCGATATTCTGGAAGTCATCAAACGGCCTAACGGGCTTCGCATTGAGAAGGAACGTGTTCCTCTCGGTCTGATCGGCATCATTTATGAAGCTCGTCCCAACGTGACGGTTGACGCTGTCGGCTTGTCGCTGAAGACGGGTAATGCCGTTCTGCTGCGAGGCGGCTCTTCTGCCTTGTCATCCAACAAGCAAATCATCCATGTGTTGAAGCAAGCGCTAGCGAAAACAGACCTGCCTGCCGATGCAATACAGCTGGTGGAGGATGCGGATCGCTCCAGCGTGGATGAGATGCTGAGATGTAATGAATATCTTGATGTCATCATTCCAAGAGGTGGAGCGTCCTTAATTCAAAATGTCGTACAAAATTCGACGGTTCCTGTTATTGAAACTGGAGCCGGTATTTGTCACACCTATATCGACGCTGCGGCTGATCCGGAAATGGCACTGCAAATTGCGCTTAACGCGAAGGTTCAACGCCCCTCTGTGTGCAATGCGATGGAGACACTCCTAATTCACAGTGATTACGGTGCTGATGCAATCTTGGAGCTTGCGGAGCAATTCAGAAATTCCGCTGTCGAGCTCCGAGGCTGCGAATCTTTCCTTAAGCTGGTGCCTTGGGCGACAGCTGCAACTGAGGAAAACTATGCTACGGAATATAACGACTATATCCTGAACGTTCGAATGGTTGATCATATAGAAGAAGCGATAGATCATATCCGAAAATATGGAACCATGCACTCTGAATGCATTGTGACTAGAAATCCTGAGACTGCCGCCAAGTTTATGGAGCAAGTAGATGCCGCTGCCGTGTATCATAATGCTTCTACTCGCTTTACAGATGGGTTCGAATTTGGCTTTGGTGCAGAAATCGGCATCAGTACTCAGAAGCTGCATGCACGTGGTCCAATGGGGCTTCCAGCGCTGACATCTACAAAGTATCGAATCTACGGTTCTGGACAAATCAAACACTAG
- the leuC gene encoding 3-isopropylmalate dehydratase large subunit, with translation MSKKTMFEKIWDNHVITQEEGKPSILYIDLHLVHEVTSPQAFEGLRLSGRKVRRPELTFATMDHNVPTQDRFNIKDPISKQQIDTLSKNCHDFGVKLFDLDTIDQGVVHVMGPELGLTHPGKTIVCGDSHTSTHGAFGALAFGIGTSEVEHVLATQCLQQAKAKTMEVRFVGNRKPGVTAKDMILGVIAKYGTDFATGYVIEYTGEAIRSLSMEERMTVCNMSIEGGARAGMIAPDETTYTYLQGKQYVPQGDSFEEAKQRWDALTTDEGAEFDVVVEFDVESLIPQVTWGTSPGMGTDITSRVPVPAELPTENERKAAEKAIEYMGLVPGTPMSEIEIDYVFIGSCTNGRIEDLRAAAEVARGYKVSERVTAIVVPGSGRVKLQAEKEGLDVIFKEAGFEWREAGCSMCLAMNPDVLQPGQRCASTSNRNFEGRQGRGGRTHLVSPAMAAAAAVEGRFVDVRDWKIKEEVMS, from the coding sequence ATGAGCAAAAAGACGATGTTCGAGAAAATCTGGGATAATCACGTCATTACGCAGGAGGAAGGAAAACCAAGCATCCTCTATATTGATTTGCACCTTGTACATGAAGTAACGTCCCCGCAGGCGTTTGAAGGTCTTCGTCTCAGCGGTCGCAAGGTTCGCCGCCCAGAGCTCACTTTTGCAACGATGGATCATAACGTGCCAACACAAGACCGATTCAATATCAAGGACCCAATCTCTAAGCAGCAGATCGATACCTTGTCTAAGAACTGCCACGATTTTGGTGTCAAGCTGTTTGACCTTGATACGATTGATCAAGGGGTAGTACACGTAATGGGACCGGAGCTCGGACTTACTCATCCGGGTAAGACCATCGTGTGCGGTGACAGTCATACATCTACACACGGTGCTTTTGGAGCACTTGCATTCGGTATCGGTACTAGTGAGGTTGAGCATGTACTGGCAACACAGTGCCTTCAACAGGCCAAAGCCAAAACGATGGAAGTACGCTTTGTAGGTAACCGCAAGCCTGGAGTAACGGCTAAAGATATGATTCTGGGCGTTATTGCGAAATATGGTACAGACTTTGCTACAGGTTATGTCATTGAATATACAGGAGAAGCGATTCGGAGCCTCAGCATGGAAGAAAGAATGACCGTCTGCAACATGTCTATTGAAGGCGGTGCAAGAGCAGGGATGATCGCTCCTGATGAAACAACCTACACTTATCTTCAAGGCAAGCAGTATGTCCCTCAAGGTGACAGCTTCGAAGAAGCGAAACAAAGATGGGACGCTCTGACGACAGACGAAGGCGCTGAATTTGATGTAGTGGTAGAGTTTGATGTTGAATCCCTTATCCCTCAGGTAACTTGGGGAACCAGTCCAGGTATGGGTACGGATATTACTTCCCGTGTGCCTGTTCCAGCAGAGCTTCCGACAGAGAATGAACGCAAAGCAGCGGAAAAAGCAATCGAATACATGGGGCTTGTCCCAGGCACGCCGATGTCCGAAATCGAAATCGACTATGTATTTATTGGATCATGCACGAATGGACGGATCGAGGATTTACGAGCTGCAGCTGAAGTCGCACGCGGCTACAAAGTATCCGAGCGGGTAACGGCAATCGTCGTACCAGGCTCCGGACGAGTGAAGCTTCAAGCGGAGAAAGAAGGGCTTGATGTCATATTTAAGGAAGCCGGTTTTGAGTGGCGGGAAGCGGGATGCAGCATGTGTCTTGCAATGAATCCGGATGTGCTTCAACCGGGTCAGCGCTGTGCATCCACCTCCAACCGGAACTTTGAAGGCCGTCAAGGACGCGGTGGAAGAACACATCTGGTATCTCCGGCAATGGCTGCCGCTGCAGCTGTCGAGGGACGGTTTGTAGATGTTCGTGACTGGAAGATCAAAGAAGAAGTAATGAGCTAG
- a CDS encoding N-acetylmuramoyl-L-alanine amidase family protein, whose product MKKLKVLVALLCFMWIFPGLGQAATDIKIVLDGSQLSLPSGVKAENINSKVMIPIRVVSEKLGYSVGWEQKTKTVTIKQDQTVIKMVAGKKTATVNGSTVNLDAAPIIKNGTTLVPIRFVGETMGLQVSWNNQSKTVYLNSNSGSGGSEIPPAGGNGSDSNLIQVNGISFTDSKLMIATSGGAAPTAFKMSAPDRVVVDIPNAEFSSLFADTQALDITKSIAGQIVVDGYEGVEKVRYALFSNDPSTVRVVIDLSYAMNYKMTSSNAGLITVTLDTDSGTTTPPATKKKTVVIDAGHGDQDPGAIGVTGKYEKNFTLTMALKIEQLLKKEPGINVITTRDDDTFLELSERVKIANNAKADVFLSIHANAGPASATGSETYYNRSNSKSLANTVHKYMVQAAGLRDRGVKTGNFAVIRDTTMPAILLEVGFLSNKNDEAALFNTTFQNRVAEGVVKGIKEYLGL is encoded by the coding sequence ATGAAAAAGTTAAAAGTTTTAGTCGCATTGCTATGCTTCATGTGGATCTTCCCTGGTCTCGGACAAGCAGCGACAGACATCAAGATCGTTCTCGATGGCAGTCAGTTGAGTCTTCCCTCTGGCGTAAAGGCAGAGAATATCAACAGCAAAGTTATGATACCCATTCGTGTCGTCTCAGAGAAGTTAGGTTACAGTGTCGGTTGGGAGCAGAAGACGAAGACGGTTACTATAAAACAAGATCAAACAGTAATTAAGATGGTAGCTGGCAAGAAGACCGCGACCGTCAATGGTTCTACCGTCAATCTTGACGCTGCGCCAATCATCAAAAATGGAACAACGCTTGTACCCATCCGCTTCGTAGGTGAGACCATGGGATTGCAGGTGAGCTGGAACAATCAAAGCAAGACGGTGTACCTCAATTCAAACAGCGGCTCAGGCGGAAGTGAAATTCCTCCTGCTGGCGGTAACGGCAGTGATTCGAATTTGATTCAAGTGAATGGAATCAGCTTTACGGACAGCAAGCTTATGATTGCAACAAGCGGAGGAGCGGCGCCGACGGCATTCAAAATGTCTGCCCCAGACCGAGTTGTTGTAGACATTCCGAATGCCGAATTCAGCAGCTTGTTCGCAGATACACAAGCGCTTGACATCACCAAGAGCATAGCCGGGCAAATTGTCGTCGATGGTTATGAAGGTGTAGAGAAAGTAAGATATGCGCTCTTCAGCAATGATCCTTCCACAGTACGAGTGGTTATTGATCTGAGCTATGCGATGAATTATAAGATGACTTCCTCGAATGCAGGCTTGATTACCGTTACATTGGATACGGATAGTGGTACAACGACACCGCCGGCGACGAAGAAGAAAACGGTTGTTATTGATGCAGGGCATGGAGATCAGGATCCAGGCGCAATCGGAGTAACAGGCAAATATGAGAAGAACTTTACCTTGACGATGGCACTCAAGATCGAACAGCTCCTTAAAAAGGAGCCGGGCATTAACGTTATTACGACTCGTGATGATGATACATTCCTTGAACTGTCCGAACGAGTTAAAATCGCAAACAATGCAAAGGCAGATGTATTTCTATCGATTCATGCGAATGCCGGACCGGCATCGGCAACAGGTTCAGAAACTTACTATAACCGTTCCAACAGCAAGTCACTGGCGAACACAGTGCACAAGTACATGGTACAGGCTGCAGGTCTTAGAGACCGTGGGGTCAAAACAGGTAATTTTGCCGTTATAAGAGATACGACAATGCCTGCAATATTGCTCGAGGTTGGATTCCTCAGCAACAAGAACGATGAAGCAGCACTCTTTAATACAACCTTCCAGAATCGTGTAGCAGAAGGCGTAGTGAAGGGCATCAAGGAATACTTGGGATTGTAG
- a CDS encoding LysR family transcriptional regulator: protein MELRQLQYALQIASEKNFSRAAEKLHIAQPSLSQQLSKLEKELGVLLFQRNTSSVELTHAGASFVSKASDILDAVELLKQEMADISQVRKGKVIFGSMPITGSHLLPYVLPAFRDHYPDIEITLLEDSSMNLEKLTAIGKTDLSLLSLPLQESSLSYVEIAEEQIDLAVPKEHPLACKWEEYPDLTVDIAELVDESFIVLKKGQGFRKLTFDLCQQAGFEPKVVFESNNMETVKSLVATGMGITLVPRFIARAPRSEFVPVYLPLTAPAPSRTLVIAYRQGRYLSGAAEAFIQTFKDTMQTLLD, encoded by the coding sequence ATGGAACTTCGACAATTACAATACGCCTTACAAATCGCATCCGAAAAAAACTTCTCAAGAGCGGCCGAGAAGCTGCATATCGCACAGCCATCACTCAGTCAGCAGCTGTCTAAGCTGGAGAAGGAGCTTGGCGTTCTCTTGTTTCAGCGCAATACAAGCTCGGTAGAGCTGACACATGCGGGAGCTTCCTTCGTATCCAAGGCAAGCGACATTTTAGATGCTGTGGAGCTGCTGAAGCAAGAGATGGCCGATATTTCCCAAGTGCGAAAGGGTAAAGTTATTTTTGGCAGTATGCCGATTACAGGCTCTCATTTATTGCCTTATGTTCTCCCGGCTTTTCGTGACCATTATCCTGATATTGAAATTACGCTGCTTGAGGACTCTTCTATGAATCTGGAGAAGTTAACAGCCATCGGAAAGACGGATCTAAGCCTGCTCTCACTTCCGCTTCAGGAGTCCTCCCTCTCTTATGTAGAAATTGCAGAAGAGCAAATTGATCTTGCTGTTCCGAAGGAGCATCCGCTTGCATGTAAATGGGAGGAGTATCCTGACTTGACGGTCGACATCGCAGAGCTCGTGGATGAATCATTCATTGTTCTTAAGAAGGGACAAGGCTTTCGCAAGCTGACCTTTGATCTGTGTCAGCAAGCGGGCTTCGAGCCCAAAGTCGTGTTTGAGAGCAACAATATGGAAACGGTCAAATCACTGGTTGCAACCGGAATGGGCATTACGCTCGTCCCCCGTTTTATTGCAAGAGCTCCCCGCAGTGAATTTGTCCCGGTTTATCTTCCTTTAACTGCACCTGCTCCTAGCCGTACACTCGTTATTGCTTATCGGCAGGGACGGTATCTCTCCGGTGCAGCAGAAGCGTTCATTCAAACCTTTAAGGACACGATGCAGACCCTGTTAGACTAA
- the leuD gene encoding 3-isopropylmalate dehydratase small subunit, with protein sequence MEAFTKLTGLVAPVDRVNVDTDAIIPKQFLKRIERTGFGQFLFYEWRFDEQGNEIPTFSLNQDQYKGASVLISRANFGCGSSREHAPWAILDYGFRCVIAPSFADIFYNNCFKNGILPIKLSEEQVEDLFQRTNANPGYELNVDLENKTITDQQGLSISFDLDEHRRQFLLQGLDDIGLTLQHEDAITAYEQKHAAKLFA encoded by the coding sequence ATGGAGGCTTTTACGAAATTAACAGGTCTTGTTGCACCTGTAGACCGAGTGAATGTGGACACGGATGCGATCATTCCGAAGCAATTCCTAAAAAGAATTGAGCGTACGGGATTCGGACAGTTTTTGTTCTATGAATGGAGATTTGATGAACAGGGTAACGAGATTCCTACCTTCTCCTTAAACCAAGATCAATATAAGGGGGCATCTGTTCTCATATCCAGAGCTAACTTTGGCTGCGGATCGTCTCGTGAGCATGCTCCATGGGCAATTCTGGACTACGGATTCCGCTGTGTTATCGCTCCTTCGTTCGCGGATATCTTCTATAATAACTGCTTCAAGAACGGCATCCTTCCAATCAAGCTGTCTGAGGAGCAAGTAGAGGATTTATTCCAGCGTACGAATGCGAACCCGGGTTATGAGCTGAATGTAGACTTGGAGAACAAGACGATTACAGATCAGCAAGGCTTGTCGATCTCATTTGATCTGGATGAGCACCGCAGACAATTCTTGCTGCAAGGGCTTGATGATATCGGCTTAACGCTTCAGCATGAGGATGCCATTACTGCTTACGAGCAGAAGCATGCTGCTAAATTATTTGCATAA
- a CDS encoding GerMN domain-containing protein produces MMRKKWWMVALLAVSLTTLAACGNNPTASPPNSDSEQQTGSETDPQTDDTQGETEPAEPQTPPEESNTTGNGGTSTGGTNGSSSEQAEDVETKEADIQVYYTDPELLEVKSATQTISYKADWSKYEAAFKALQHSDSEELVPLWSEEITINKLEVDGGNITLDLKIPATANLGSSGESFAIDALKQTFFQFEEVESLELLVDGEQKESLMGHVELEHPMTRE; encoded by the coding sequence ATGATGAGAAAAAAATGGTGGATGGTCGCATTATTGGCTGTATCACTGACTACACTTGCAGCCTGCGGAAACAATCCAACCGCCTCTCCACCGAATTCCGATTCGGAACAGCAAACAGGCAGTGAAACGGATCCGCAAACGGATGATACACAAGGAGAAACGGAGCCGGCTGAACCTCAAACGCCTCCCGAAGAGAGCAACACTACTGGAAATGGAGGGACAAGCACCGGCGGCACGAATGGAAGCTCTAGTGAGCAAGCTGAGGATGTAGAGACCAAGGAAGCTGACATTCAGGTCTATTACACCGATCCGGAGCTGCTTGAGGTGAAGTCTGCGACGCAAACGATCTCTTACAAAGCGGATTGGAGTAAGTATGAAGCTGCCTTTAAGGCACTTCAGCACAGTGACAGCGAAGAGCTGGTTCCATTGTGGTCTGAAGAAATAACCATTAATAAGCTGGAAGTCGATGGAGGAAATATTACACTTGATCTGAAAATTCCAGCAACCGCAAATCTGGGATCGAGCGGAGAATCCTTTGCTATTGATGCCCTGAAGCAGACCTTCTTCCAATTCGAAGAAGTAGAGTCACTTGAGCTGCTTGTTGATGGTGAGCAGAAAGAAAGTTTGATGGGACATGTTGAATTAGAACATCCCATGACAAGAGAATAG
- the proC gene encoding pyrroline-5-carboxylate reductase: protein MSGNQFLINRKITFFGAGAMAEAIAKGLIARKVVSSEKITMFNRSNQDRLTELQRKYNVTTAADAASKEAALTQADLIILSMKPKDAAESLRYLGPLLSKRQVVVSVIAGLTIETIQSLLGRTAAVVRTMPNTSSSIGLGATGIAFSPEVTDEDRQIVNTVFEAIGTITLIEEEQFETLTGISGSGPAYIYYMMEAMVEAGVRGGLTAEQAHDLTVQTVLGAARMVQLTGEAPATLRKNVTSPNGSTQAAIEVMAKGHFNETVIAAVQRCAERSREMGEELKEAAR from the coding sequence ATGAGTGGAAATCAATTTCTAATCAATCGTAAGATTACTTTCTTTGGTGCCGGGGCTATGGCTGAAGCCATTGCTAAAGGTCTCATCGCACGTAAAGTAGTCTCTTCCGAAAAAATAACGATGTTCAATCGCAGCAACCAAGACCGGCTAACGGAGCTGCAGCGCAAATACAACGTGACGACTGCTGCAGATGCGGCTAGCAAAGAAGCTGCGCTTACACAAGCTGATCTGATCATCTTGTCTATGAAGCCGAAGGATGCGGCTGAATCGCTTCGATATTTGGGACCTCTGCTATCCAAACGACAAGTTGTCGTTTCTGTCATTGCCGGGCTTACCATAGAAACGATTCAAAGCCTGCTTGGACGTACTGCAGCTGTCGTTCGCACGATGCCCAATACATCCAGTTCCATCGGACTCGGTGCGACAGGAATTGCCTTCTCGCCTGAAGTGACGGACGAGGATCGCCAGATTGTAAACACCGTCTTTGAAGCGATTGGAACAATTACTTTGATCGAAGAAGAGCAGTTTGAGACCTTGACCGGAATTTCAGGAAGCGGCCCGGCCTATATCTACTATATGATGGAGGCAATGGTGGAAGCAGGCGTAAGAGGCGGTCTTACAGCCGAACAAGCGCATGATCTGACCGTCCAGACTGTCCTGGGAGCAGCACGTATGGTGCAGCTCACAGGTGAGGCCCCTGCTACACTTCGGAAGAACGTTACATCACCTAATGGCTCAACCCAGGCTGCCATTGAGGTTATGGCTAAAGGCCATTTTAATGAGACGGTTATTGCAGCAGTCCAGCGGTGTGCCGAACGATCTCGTGAGATGGGCGAAGAATTAAAGGAAGCCGCCAGGTAA
- a CDS encoding DUF3889 domain-containing protein gives MNRIVYRLVTAVLMTSVIIVYTALMTNPTAAAAAQPEYAQWGNIAVQEAKKHYNAVITDYQHLGRRVLTNQIAEERFRLIVKKDGSEFPVTVIVKFNSRSNELIDVLFSE, from the coding sequence ATGAATAGGATCGTTTACCGTCTGGTAACAGCTGTGTTGATGACAAGTGTGATTATTGTTTATACGGCCCTTATGACCAATCCAACAGCTGCAGCAGCGGCGCAGCCTGAGTATGCACAGTGGGGTAACATCGCCGTGCAGGAGGCAAAGAAGCATTATAATGCGGTGATCACCGATTATCAGCATTTGGGACGCAGGGTGCTGACAAACCAAATAGCAGAAGAGAGATTTCGCTTAATCGTGAAAAAGGACGGTTCTGAGTTTCCAGTTACGGTTATCGTAAAATTTAATTCACGCAGCAATGAGCTGATTGATGTGTTATTCAGCGAATAA
- the proB gene encoding glutamate 5-kinase, producing MSSRIVVKIGSSSLTTDSGSLNHDAVSFYASEIAALHQAGHEVLLVTSGAVAAGFGHIGYETRPKLLHEKQAAAAVGQALLMQAYQQAFAHHHIKTAQILLTRTDFTNRKRMGNAGMTIDELLKQNVIPVINENDTVSVDELKFGDNDMLSALVAGLTKAKKLIILTDTDGLYTADPRYHADAKRYERIDEITAEIYEMAGGSGSAVGTGGMRSKVDAAKVATRGGVPVFVGRVSEPGDLLNATTGHGKGTYFDTRLNSLSRKKQWLGFISSPLGSIQVDSGAEEALIYGGHSLLPVGVRRVEGQFHTGDVIEVVNLQGSLIGRGIVNYDAEQLRSIIGLPSPDVLKKLEGSLHRLEVVHRDEWITLK from the coding sequence TTGTCATCTAGAATTGTTGTCAAGATCGGCAGCAGCTCGCTCACTACGGATTCCGGATCACTGAATCACGACGCCGTGTCGTTTTACGCCTCCGAAATTGCGGCTCTCCATCAAGCCGGGCATGAAGTCCTGCTGGTCACTTCAGGGGCTGTAGCTGCAGGATTTGGACATATCGGCTACGAGACCAGGCCTAAGCTGCTTCATGAGAAGCAAGCCGCAGCTGCTGTAGGTCAAGCACTGCTTATGCAGGCATATCAACAGGCTTTTGCACATCACCACATCAAAACAGCGCAGATCTTGCTTACACGTACAGATTTTACGAATCGGAAGCGAATGGGTAATGCCGGAATGACGATCGATGAGCTTCTTAAACAGAACGTAATTCCGGTTATTAATGAAAATGATACTGTATCTGTCGACGAGCTCAAATTCGGGGATAATGACATGCTGTCTGCCCTGGTTGCCGGCTTGACCAAAGCCAAGAAACTGATCATATTAACCGATACGGACGGATTATACACAGCAGATCCAAGATATCATGCGGATGCGAAGCGCTATGAACGCATTGATGAAATAACGGCTGAAATATACGAAATGGCCGGAGGAAGCGGCTCTGCGGTAGGCACTGGAGGGATGCGTTCCAAAGTAGATGCAGCCAAAGTCGCTACCCGGGGCGGAGTCCCTGTATTCGTAGGACGTGTAAGCGAGCCCGGAGATCTTCTTAACGCTACAACAGGCCATGGCAAGGGTACTTATTTTGACACACGATTGAATTCACTATCTCGAAAAAAACAATGGCTTGGGTTCATCTCCTCACCGTTAGGCTCCATTCAAGTTGACTCAGGTGCTGAAGAAGCGCTCATCTATGGTGGACACAGCCTGCTTCCAGTTGGCGTCAGACGGGTTGAAGGACAATTTCATACAGGTGATGTAATCGAGGTGGTTAATCTTCAGGGTTCTCTGATTGGACGCGGCATCGTTAATTATGATGCAGAACAGCTGCGGAGCATTATTGGGCTGCCGAGTCCTGATGTGCTTAAGAAGCTGGAGGGATCACTTCACAGGCTTGAGGTCGTTCATCGCGATGAATGGATTACTTTAAAGTGA